Proteins from one Telopea speciosissima isolate NSW1024214 ecotype Mountain lineage chromosome 1, Tspe_v1, whole genome shotgun sequence genomic window:
- the LOC122641966 gene encoding glycerol-3-phosphate acyltransferase 5-like, whose product MECSKDSTTTGDTKEEAQILESIAVSELEGNLLKDPNPFSYFMLVAFEASGLIRFALLLLVWPLIFLLDMLGMGDAALKLTIFVAVAGIRESEIESVARAVLPKFYMDDLDMDAWRVFSSYQKKRVVVTKTPRLMVERFLKEHLRADEVIGTELVVNRFGFATGFVSAVEQLSVATTTSPPPSFLSLRKEQLQQLVRPEPVIFHDGRLVKRPTPSTALLILLWFPMGILLATIRIMVGLMLPMSITHYITPLFGGKIIVKGKPPLSPSSPESGTNTGGGVLFVCTHRTLMDPVVLSIVLGRKIPAVTYSISRFSEILSPIPTVRLTRIREVDAENIKRELTKGDLVVCPEGTTCREPFLLRFSALFAELTDQIVPVAMNYRVGFFHATTARGWKALDPIFYFMNPRPVYEVTFLNQLPVEATCSAGKSSHDVANYVQRILAATLGFECTNFTRKDKYRMLAGNDGIVSFTPSANRRIKKVLGTFKPFTYKLH is encoded by the exons ATGGAATGCAGCAAGGATAGTACTACTACTGGAGACACTAAAGAAGAAGCACAAATATTGGAGTCAATTGCTGTATCAGAACTTGAAGGCAATCTCCTGAAGGACCCTAACCCTTTCTCTTACTTCATGCTCGTTGCGTTTGAGGCCTCAGGCTTGATTCGTTTCGCCTTATTACTATTGGTCTGGCCGCTCATCTTCCTACTAGATATGCTGGGTATGGGTGATGCTGCTCTCAAACTAACCATCTTTGTCGCCGTCGCCGGAATTCGTGAATCAGAGATTGAATCAGTGGCACGAGCAGTGTTGCCCAAGTTCTACATGGATGACTTAGATATGGATGCTTGGAGGGTGTTTAGCTCTTACCAGAAGAAGAGGGTAGTGGTTACTAAAACCCCTAGACTGATGGTGGAGAGATTCCTGAAAGAGCATCTACGTGCCGATGAAGTTATTGGAACCGAGCTTGTGGTGAATCGTTTTGGGTTCGCTACGGGTTTTGTCAGCGCCGTCGAACAACTTTCCGTCGCCACAACAACTTCTCCTCCTCCATCTTTCCTCTCTCTGCGTAAG GAGCAACTCCAACAACTGGTTCGGCCGGAGCCGGTCATCTTTCACGATGGTCGACTAGTGAAGCGTCCAACGCCGTCTACTGCACTCCTCATCCTCCTATGGTTCCCAATGGGAATCCTACTAGCGACGATACGCATTATGGTGGGCCTGATGCTACCAATGTCCATCACCCATTACATCACTCCATTATTTGGTGGCAAGATCATCGTCAAAGGCAAGCCACCACTATCACCGTCATCACCGGAGTCCGGTACGAACACCGGCGGCGGCGTTCTCTTCGTGTGCACACATCGCACCCTAATGGACCCCGTGGTCCTATCCATTGTACTCGGCCGTAAGATCCCGGCTGTCACCTACTCCATTTCACGATTTTCAGAGATCCTATCGCCGATACCCACCGTCCGGTTGACGAGGATCAGGGAAGTGGACGCGGAGAATATAAAAAGAGAATTAACAAAAGGTGACCTAGTGGTCTGCCCTGAGGGTACCACATGTCGGGAGCCATTTCTCTTGAGGTTTAGTGCACTGTTTGCAGAATTAACGGATCAGATCGTGCCGGTCGCCATGAATTACAGGGTTGGGTTTTTCCATGCTACCACTGCAAGGGGTTGGAAAGCTTTGGACCCTATTTTCTACTTCATGAACCCTCGTCCAGTTTATGAGGTGACATTCTTGAACCAGTTACCGGTCGAGGCTACCTGCTCAGCGGGAAAGAGCTCCCATGATGTAGCAAATTACGTGCAGAGGATCTTAGCAGCGACGCTAGGGTTTGAGTGCACTAACTTCACTAGGAAGGACAAGTATCGAATGCTGGCCGGTAACGATGGTATTGTATCTTTTACACCTTCGGCAAATCGTCGTATAAAGAAGGTGCTTGGGACTTTTAAGCCCTTTACTTATAAACTCCATTGA
- the LOC122662316 gene encoding pumilio homolog 1-like: MVTESPLKILSDMGMRPMLGSNDGSFGEEFGKELGLLLREQRRQEANDRERELNLYRSGSAPPTVEGSLNAVGGLFGHVGDASLSDFAGIKNDNGFSEEQLRSDPAYLSYYYSNVNLNPRLPPPLLSKEDWRSAQRLQGGSSVIGGIGDRRKVNRADDGGSRSLFSLQPGFNSQKEENEVELRKPQASSEWGGDGLIGLSGLGLGSRQKSLADIFQDDLGRATPVSGHPSRPASRNAFDDSVEALSSAESQLAHLHLELAAVDALRSGANIQGMSGVHNIGSSTSHSFASALGASLSRSTTPDPQLVGRAPSPCLPPVGGGRVSDKDKRNNIGPNSFNGVASSMTESTDLVTALSGMSLSTNGVVDEESHAQPHVQHGLDDHHSFLFNLQGGQNSVKQNPYLNRSESGHLNLPLIPHATKGSYPNLGKSNGTGMDLNNSSVIVDAQAELHKPAVSSGNLYMKGPSTPMLNSAGGSPSHYQNVDGSNSAFANYGLGGYSMITGQLGSGNLPPLFENVAAGSAMAAPGMHSRTLGGGLPSGANLTNAAELSNLNRMGNHTGNALQVPLMDPMYLQYLRTAEYAAAQVAALNDPSVDRNYLGNSYVDLLGLQKAYLGALLSPQKSQYGMPFLGKSGNLNPGYYGNPPFNLGMSYPGSPLASPVLPNSPVGPGSPIRHDRNMRFPPGLRNLSGGVMGSWHSEGAGNMDESFASSLLEEFKSNKTKCFELSEIASHVVEFSADQYGSRFIQQKLETATTEEKNMVFQEIIPQALSLMTDVFGNYVIQKFFEHGTASQRRELANQLTGHVLTLSLQMYGCRVIQKAIEVVDLDQQTKMVAELDGNVMRCVRDQNGNHVIQKCIECIPQDAIQFIISSFYDQVVTLSTHPYGCRVIQRVLEHCNDPKTQRIMMVEILQSVCMLAQDQYGNYVVQHVLEHGKPNERTAIIKKLAGQIVQMSQQKFASNVVEKCLTFGGPAERQILVNEMLGSTDENEPLQAMMKDQFANYVVQKVLETCDDQQRELILSRIKVHLNALKKYTYGKHIVARVEKLVAAGERRIGIQSPYPA; this comes from the exons ATGGTAACTGAGAGCCCTCTTAAAATCTTGTCTGATATGGGGATGCGACCGATGCTCGGGAGCAACGATGGATCTTTTGGAGAGGAGTTTGGGAAGGAGTTAGGCCTGTTGCTTCGAGAGCAACGACGGCAGGAGGCAAATGATAGGGAGAGGGAGCTTAATCTGTACAGGAGTGGTTCTGCTCCTCCGACCGTCGAGGGATCCTTAAATGCTGTTGGAGGTCTGTTCGGCCATGTCGGAGATGCCTCGCTCTCAGACTTTGCTGGCATTAAGAACGACAACGGATTCTCGGAAGAACAGCTCCGCTCTGATCCAGCCTACCTTTCTTATTATTACTCTAACGTGAACCTGAACCCCCGTCTTCCGCCACCTTTGCTCTCTAAGGAGGATTGGCGTTCCGCTCAGAGGCTTCAAGGAGGGAGTTCGGTGATAGGAGGCATTGGAGATAGAAGGAAGGTGAATCGAGCTGATGACGGGGGCAGTAGATCGCTGTTCTCATTGCAGCCTGGGTTTAATTCACAGAAAGAAGAGAACGAGGTTGAGCTGAGGAAACCACAGGCTTCATCGGAGTGGGGTGGTGATGGCCTGATTGGATTGTCGGGATTAGGACTTGGGAGCAGACAGAAGAGCCTCGCAGATATTTTTCAG GATGATCTGGGGCGTGCAACACCTGTCTCTGGCCACCCTTCTCGCCCTGCCAGCCGTAATGCCTTTGATGACAGTGTGGAGGCACTAAGTTCTGCTGAATCTCAGCTTGCTCATTTGCATCTTGAATTGGCAGCTGTAGATGCTCTGCGGTCTGGTGCAAACATTCAGGGCATGTCCGGGGTCCATAACATTGGTTCGTCGACTTCTCATAGTTTTGCGTCTGCTTTAGGTGCCTCCTTATCGAGAAGCACAACTCCTGATCCTCAACTTGTTGGTAGAGCTCCTAGTCCTTGCCTTCCACCTGTTGGAGGAGGGAGGGTCAGTGATAAAGATAAGAGGAATAACATTGGTCCTAACTCATTCAATGGTGTTGCATCAAGTATGACTGAGTCTACCGATCTTGTAACTGCTTTATCAGGAATGAGTTTGTCAACAAATGGTGTGGTAGATGAAGAGAGTCATGCACAACCGCATGTTCAACATGGTCTGGATGATCACCATAGTTTCCTATTCAATCTGCAAGGTGGTCAGAACAGTGTTAAGCAGAACCCATACTTGAATAGATCTGAGTCTGGTCATTTAAATCTGCCTTTAATTCCTCACGCAACAAAGGGATCATACCCTAATTTGGGTAAAAGCAATGGGACTGGGATGGACCTGAACAACTCTTCGGTGATAGTTGATGCACAAGCTGAACTGCATAAACCTGCTGTATCGTCTGGTAACTTGTACATGAAAGGTCCCTCTACTCCCATGCTTAATAGTGCAGGAGGTTCTCCTTCTCACTATCAGAATGTAGATGGTTCAAATTCAGCATTTGCAAATTATGGTTTAGGTGGTTATTCCATGATTACAGGTCAGCTTGGCAGTGGTAACCTGCCTCCTTTATTTGAAAATGTTGCTGCAGGATCTGCTATGGCAGCCCCTGGCATGCACTCTAGAACACTGGGGGGAGGTTTGCCTTCTGGAGCAAATTTGACCAATGCAGCAGAGTTGTCAAATCTCAACAGGATGGGCAATCATACTGGGAATGCTCTTCAAGTGCCCCTTATGGATCCTATGTATCTTCAGTACTTGAGGACAGCTGAGTACGCTGCAGCACAGGTTGCAGCCCTTAATGACCCTTCTGTTGACAGGAACTACCTTGGGAATTCATATGTGGATTTACTTGGGCTCCAAAAAGCTTATCTTGGGGCATTGCTTTCACCCCAGAAATCACAGTATGGAATGCCTTTCCTAGGTaaatctggcaacctcaatcctgGTTACTATGGAAATCCTCCTTTTAATCTTGGTATGTCGTATCCTGGAAGCCCATTGGCTAGTCCGGTTCTTCCCAATTCTCCTGTTGGACCTGGTAGTCCTATTAGGCATGATCGAAACATGCGTTTTCCTCCTGGGCTGAGAAACTTAAGTGGTGGTGTCATGGGATCCTGGCACTCGGAAGGTGCTGGAAACATGGATGAGAGCTTTGCATCGTCACTTTTGGAGGAATTTAAGAGCAACAAAACCAAATGTTTTGAACTTTCAGAAATTGCAAGTCATGTTGTTGAATTCAG TGCTGATCAGTATGGGAGCCGATTTATACAACAAAAACTTGAAACAGCTACAACGGAAGAGAAAAACATGGTTTTCCAGGAAATCATTCCCCAAGCTCTTTCTTTGATGACTGATGTTTTCGGTAACTATGTTATCCAAAAG TTTTTTGAGCATGGAACTGCATCTCAGAGAAGAGAATTGGCAAACCAGCTAACTGGTCATGTTTTGACACTCAGTCTCCAAATGTATGGCTGTCGAGTGATACAAAAG GCGATAGAAGTTGTAGATTTGGACCAACAGACTAAAATGGTCGCAGAGCTTGATGGTAATGTCATGCGTTGTGTACGTGACCAAAACGGGAATCATGTCATCCAGAAGTGTATTGAGTGCATACCTCAGGATGCTATTCAGTTCATTATTTCTTCATTCTATGATCAAGTTGTTACACTTTCCACCCATCCCTATGGCTGTCGTGTCATACAG AGAGTACTGGAGCATTGCAATGACCCAAAAACACAGCGTATTATGATGGTTGAGATCTTGCAATCTGTTTGCATGTTGGCGCAGGACCAATATGGAAATTATGTCGTTCAG CATGTACTGGAGCATGGAAAACCAAATGAGCGTACTGCTATAATAAAGAAGTTAGCTGGGCAGATAGTTCAAATGAGTCAACAGAAATTTGCTTCCAATGTTGTTGAAAAGTGCTTAACTTTTGGTGGTCCCGCAGAACGTCAGATTTTGGTCAATGAGATGCTTGGTTCCACAGATGAGAACGAGCCTCTGCAG GCTATGATGAAAGATCAGTTTGCAAACTATGTTGTACAGAAAGTGCTGGAAACTTGTGATGACCAGCAACGTGAACTGATCCTATCACGAATAAAGGTCCATTTGAATGCACTGAAGAAGTACACTTATGGGAAGCATATAGTTGCACGTGTAGAGAAGCTTGTAGCCGCTGGGG AGAGGAGAATTGGTATTCAGTCTCCATACCCTGCTTAG